The bacterium BMS3Abin14 genome includes a region encoding these proteins:
- the livF_3 gene encoding high-affinity branched-chain amino acid transport ATP-binding protein LivF has protein sequence MSDPAVNKEKAQPTLSLNNVEVIYDDVILVLKGMSLEVREGQIVALLGGNGAGKSTTLKAISGLLKGEEGKVTDGSIHFMGERIDNTDPEDIVRKGIFQVMEGRRVFDDLSVDENLIAGAHTRKDWAAAKRDMQMVFQYFPRLVDRRDTLAGYLSGGEQQMLAIGRALMARPKLMLLDEPSLGLAPLLVKEIFGIIRRINQDEGTTILLVEQNARIALSISDYGYIMENGKIVLDDPVDKLRENEDVKEFYLGLSKVGEKKSYRDVKHYRRRKRWLS, from the coding sequence ATGTCCGATCCGGCCGTAAATAAAGAAAAAGCCCAACCAACTCTTTCGCTGAACAATGTCGAGGTTATTTATGACGACGTTATCCTGGTCCTCAAGGGGATGTCCCTGGAGGTCCGCGAGGGTCAGATAGTAGCCCTTCTCGGCGGCAATGGGGCTGGAAAATCCACCACCCTCAAGGCCATCTCCGGCCTTTTAAAGGGCGAGGAGGGCAAAGTTACCGACGGTTCCATCCATTTCATGGGGGAGAGGATCGACAATACCGATCCTGAGGACATTGTCAGGAAAGGCATCTTCCAGGTCATGGAGGGCCGCAGGGTTTTTGACGATCTCTCCGTTGACGAGAACCTCATCGCCGGGGCCCACACCAGGAAAGACTGGGCTGCCGCAAAACGGGATATGCAGATGGTCTTCCAATACTTTCCGCGGCTGGTCGACAGACGCGACACCCTCGCCGGCTATCTTTCCGGGGGGGAGCAGCAGATGCTCGCCATAGGACGGGCGCTGATGGCACGGCCGAAACTCATGCTGCTGGACGAGCCGTCTCTGGGGCTTGCGCCCCTGCTGGTCAAGGAGATCTTCGGTATCATCAGGAGGATCAATCAGGATGAGGGCACCACCATCCTGCTGGTGGAACAGAACGCCCGGATCGCTCTGTCTATCTCCGATTACGGATATATCATGGAGAACGGGAAGATCGTCCTCGACGACCCCGTGGACAAGCTCAGGGAAAATGAGGACGTCAAGGAGTTCTACCTGGGGCTGTCAAAAGTCGGTGAGAAGAAGAGCTACCGGGACGTCAAACACTACCGCCGGCGCAAGCGCTGGCTATCCTAG
- the braC_4 gene encoding leucine-, isoleucine-, valine-, threonine-, and alanine-binding protein precursor: protein MSRRVLRSRWTICAVAALTTMALGVFGCAKAPEKTVQPILVGGIFDTSGPTSGVGKDYAQGAVDAAEYINAHGGVNGRDIELIANDYGYKIPEAVSLYKTYKDKGVFIIQGWGTGDTNALKEQVNKDKIVYMSASYDSLLNDPAKTPYNFYVGTSYGDAIRGAMQYISDSWTDSVRKPKVVFIYPDHPYGKNPIPAGKAMAEALGFDIGPDQFVPLNAKEATSQLANMKRFNPDWAWIGGTSPSAAVIIKDAAKLGLTTKFIINVWGFDENLTKMAGDAANGRTYGMGPFAMWGADVPGMKAPMEMAKSKNPDAVHTVHYIQSWTSMNVMWEAMKRAKTLDGPGLKAALETLKDFDTGGLTAPITFTATDHRPNTTLNVNMINDEGKIELVKSITLERKPEWLGK from the coding sequence ATGAGCAGACGAGTTTTAAGATCCAGATGGACCATCTGTGCGGTTGCGGCCCTTACGACCATGGCCCTCGGCGTGTTCGGTTGCGCCAAGGCCCCGGAAAAGACCGTCCAGCCGATCCTGGTCGGCGGTATTTTCGACACCTCCGGCCCGACGTCAGGGGTTGGAAAGGATTACGCACAGGGAGCTGTGGACGCGGCCGAATACATCAACGCTCACGGCGGGGTGAACGGGCGCGATATCGAGCTCATCGCCAATGACTATGGGTACAAGATCCCTGAGGCCGTCTCCCTTTACAAAACCTACAAGGACAAGGGAGTATTCATTATCCAGGGGTGGGGAACCGGAGACACGAATGCCCTTAAGGAACAGGTCAACAAGGACAAGATTGTTTACATGTCGGCGTCCTACGACTCCCTCCTCAACGACCCGGCAAAAACACCCTATAACTTCTATGTCGGGACAAGCTACGGGGATGCCATCCGTGGAGCCATGCAGTACATTTCAGACTCCTGGACCGATTCCGTGCGGAAACCAAAGGTGGTCTTTATCTATCCCGACCATCCCTACGGCAAGAATCCCATCCCCGCTGGAAAGGCGATGGCCGAAGCCCTCGGTTTTGACATCGGCCCTGATCAGTTCGTTCCCCTTAACGCCAAGGAGGCCACCAGTCAGCTGGCCAACATGAAGAGGTTCAATCCCGACTGGGCCTGGATCGGGGGCACGTCCCCATCCGCGGCGGTCATCATCAAGGACGCCGCCAAGCTGGGTCTTACCACCAAGTTCATCATCAACGTCTGGGGCTTCGATGAGAACCTGACGAAAATGGCCGGTGATGCGGCCAATGGCCGAACCTACGGCATGGGCCCATTCGCCATGTGGGGCGCGGACGTCCCCGGCATGAAAGCTCCCATGGAGATGGCCAAGAGCAAAAACCCCGACGCGGTCCACACTGTTCACTATATTCAGTCCTGGACCTCTATGAACGTCATGTGGGAGGCCATGAAGAGGGCAAAAACACTTGACGGCCCCGGCCTTAAAGCGGCCCTGGAGACCCTCAAGGACTTCGACACCGGTGGGCTTACAGCACCCATCACATTCACCGCAACGGACCACAGGCCCAACACAACCCTGAATGTTAACATGATCAACGACGAAGGTAAGATTGAACTCGTAAAATCAATCACGCTCGAGCGCAAGCCCGAGTGGCTGGGCAAGTAG
- a CDS encoding ferredoxin-2: MKNLIYFTDVVTLELDRESCTGCGMCLIVCPHAVFTMENGRAAVASRDECMECGACAMNCPPKAINVKSGVGCAQAIINEMLGGKCECC; the protein is encoded by the coding sequence GTGAAAAATCTGATCTATTTTACGGATGTCGTCACCCTGGAACTGGACCGGGAAAGTTGCACAGGCTGCGGCATGTGCCTCATTGTGTGTCCCCACGCCGTTTTTACCATGGAAAACGGCCGTGCCGCGGTGGCAAGCCGCGACGAATGCATGGAGTGCGGGGCGTGCGCGATGAACTGTCCCCCGAAGGCAATAAATGTAAAATCCGGCGTTGGCTGCGCTCAGGCGATCATCAACGAGATGCTCGGAGGAAAGTGCGAGTGCTGCTGA
- a CDS encoding sulfite exporter TauE/SafE, with protein sequence MAGQFIVFASIGLLTGFMSGMFGIGGGAIRIPLIFFAGMPLISAFGINLAVIPFSSLVGAFSHRKNIDYPIARNMIIGGSVGSVMGAYFAGLIPELALAVIFVLAAILTVVGVYFDRIAPGLSRKIKPNTANIILGTFVLNVITGIRGGSGGALFPPFLRIMHLDIFRSIATSLFVTIFTAAAGIGLYWNRGNIPVIPCLEVLIGSMIGARLGSRASLRSKPFWLEFGLSALVVLLALFTVYRAA encoded by the coding sequence ATGGCGGGTCAATTCATTGTTTTCGCATCAATAGGGCTTTTAACCGGATTCATGAGCGGGATGTTCGGGATCGGGGGAGGCGCCATAAGAATTCCTCTTATCTTCTTTGCCGGGATGCCTCTGATAAGCGCTTTCGGAATAAACCTTGCGGTCATTCCATTTTCATCCCTGGTCGGCGCTTTCAGCCACAGAAAAAATATTGATTATCCAATAGCCCGAAACATGATTATCGGAGGCTCCGTGGGCTCGGTAATGGGCGCGTACTTCGCCGGGCTCATCCCGGAACTGGCCCTCGCCGTTATCTTCGTACTTGCGGCCATTCTGACGGTGGTCGGCGTGTACTTCGACAGGATCGCCCCCGGGCTTTCCCGGAAAATAAAACCAAACACCGCCAACATTATTCTGGGCACGTTCGTCCTGAATGTGATAACGGGCATACGAGGAGGCAGCGGTGGAGCCCTTTTTCCGCCGTTTCTGAGGATCATGCATCTTGATATTTTTCGGTCCATCGCCACGTCCCTGTTTGTCACCATTTTTACCGCGGCAGCCGGCATAGGCCTCTATTGGAATCGCGGAAACATTCCTGTCATACCTTGTCTGGAGGTACTCATCGGATCCATGATCGGGGCGAGGCTGGGGAGCAGGGCATCCCTGCGGTCGAAGCCGTTCTGGCTGGAGTTTGGTCTTTCGGCTCTGGTGGTTCTACTTGCCCTGTTTACGGTTTACAGGGCCGCCTGA
- the livH_4 gene encoding high-affinity branched-chain amino acid transport system permease protein LivH, producing the protein MQEFWFFLQLIVQGLAIGSVYSLVALGFVLIYKASSVINFAQGELLMVGAYVCLSLIVQFHLPFWAGFLLTMVFSVVLALAIERLVLRPMIGEPIISTIMVTIGLALVLKSSVAALWGTQIKVFPTIFPQAPVRFGEVVVSQVYIYTFAASIIFLIIFALFFKYSRMGIAMRATANSNQVALSMGISVKKIFAISWCVAAVVSAVGGILIGNINGVNVTLSDVGLKVFPAVILGGLDSIPGAVLGGLIIGILENLSGGYLDHFFGGGVKEVAPFVILVIILMIKPYGLFGTEEIERV; encoded by the coding sequence ATGCAGGAGTTCTGGTTCTTTTTACAGCTGATCGTCCAGGGGCTCGCCATCGGAAGCGTCTACAGCCTTGTAGCCCTCGGATTCGTCCTGATCTACAAGGCATCATCGGTTATCAACTTTGCCCAGGGTGAACTCCTTATGGTTGGGGCCTACGTGTGCCTGTCCCTGATCGTGCAGTTTCACCTCCCCTTCTGGGCGGGGTTCCTTCTGACCATGGTATTTTCAGTTGTCCTCGCTCTCGCCATTGAGAGGCTGGTCCTCAGGCCGATGATCGGTGAACCGATTATCTCCACTATCATGGTGACGATCGGCCTTGCGCTCGTCCTCAAGTCCTCTGTCGCGGCGCTGTGGGGAACGCAGATCAAGGTATTCCCAACCATCTTTCCACAGGCGCCGGTTCGCTTTGGAGAGGTCGTCGTATCACAGGTCTATATCTACACATTCGCCGCGTCCATCATATTCCTTATCATCTTCGCCCTCTTCTTCAAGTACTCCCGCATGGGAATAGCCATGAGGGCCACAGCCAACAGCAACCAGGTGGCTCTTTCCATGGGGATCTCGGTCAAGAAGATCTTTGCCATCTCCTGGTGCGTGGCGGCTGTGGTGTCGGCGGTAGGAGGAATCCTCATCGGCAATATCAACGGGGTCAATGTTACTCTTTCCGATGTGGGCCTTAAGGTTTTCCCGGCCGTCATCCTGGGTGGGCTGGACAGCATCCCCGGAGCGGTCCTGGGCGGGCTGATCATCGGCATCCTTGAGAACCTGTCGGGCGGCTATCTCGATCACTTCTTCGGTGGAGGTGTCAAAGAGGTGGCGCCTTTCGTGATCCTGGTCATTATCCTCATGATCAAGCCCTATGGCCTCTTCGGCACAGAGGAAATAGAGAGGGTTTAA
- the acsC gene encoding corrinoid/iron-sulfur protein large subunit: MDARLKETSTTPESCCGSVDHPTVMPAKPQTFVVGAIKTAIGEVPLISASLTAADRWGGIKARWKIGRMNYIVQPGLYAIGAPDKNSPALVTANYKMSFDILRRELSGRSAWIMVLDTRGINVWCAAGKGTFGTLELLNRTESCGLSQVIKHRTLILPQLGAVGVAAHQVRSLSGFRVVYGPVRAKDLPAFLDNGMKATAKMREKTFSTGERIVLIPVELVPVLAKSLIILPAFFLVGGLIGPGPFLTAALTHGIMAAWAVLCTILAGAVLTPALLPWLPGRAFSLKGLLAGLLAAAALVAFTWPDAATPSQRFEILSWVLMISAGAAFLAMNFTGASTFTSLSGVRKEMRWAVPMEIAAVVAGLGLWAGSLLLA; this comes from the coding sequence ATGGATGCACGGTTAAAGGAGACATCGACGACGCCGGAATCCTGCTGCGGGAGTGTGGACCATCCGACGGTTATGCCCGCCAAGCCGCAGACATTTGTCGTCGGGGCCATAAAAACGGCCATTGGGGAGGTACCTCTGATTTCGGCCTCCCTGACCGCAGCTGATCGATGGGGGGGCATCAAGGCCCGCTGGAAGATCGGCCGAATGAATTACATAGTGCAGCCGGGGCTTTACGCTATCGGCGCCCCGGATAAGAACTCACCTGCTCTCGTGACCGCCAATTACAAGATGAGCTTTGATATCCTTCGCCGGGAGCTTTCCGGCAGAAGCGCCTGGATCATGGTCCTCGATACCAGAGGGATCAACGTGTGGTGCGCTGCGGGAAAGGGCACTTTCGGCACTCTGGAGTTGTTGAACCGAACAGAAAGCTGTGGGCTTTCGCAGGTGATAAAGCACAGGACTTTGATCCTGCCTCAGTTGGGGGCTGTCGGGGTCGCCGCTCATCAGGTTCGCAGTCTCTCCGGATTCAGGGTGGTCTATGGACCTGTACGAGCCAAAGACCTCCCGGCTTTCCTGGACAACGGCATGAAGGCCACGGCGAAGATGCGGGAGAAAACGTTTTCCACCGGAGAACGGATTGTCCTGATCCCCGTCGAGTTGGTCCCGGTCCTGGCAAAATCGCTGATCATTCTGCCGGCCTTTTTTCTGGTCGGCGGCCTTATCGGTCCCGGCCCCTTTCTTACCGCTGCCCTTACACACGGGATAATGGCCGCCTGGGCAGTTCTATGTACCATCCTGGCGGGGGCGGTATTGACGCCCGCTCTGCTTCCATGGCTCCCGGGACGGGCGTTTTCGCTCAAGGGGCTCTTGGCGGGCCTGCTCGCCGCCGCGGCCCTGGTCGCTTTCACCTGGCCCGATGCCGCGACACCTTCCCAAAGGTTTGAAATACTGTCCTGGGTGTTGATGATTTCGGCAGGAGCTGCCTTTCTGGCGATGAACTTCACCGGAGCGTCCACCTTTACCTCCCTCTCGGGGGTAAGGAAGGAGATGCGATGGGCGGTTCCCATGGAAATTGCTGCAGTGGTTGCCGGCCTGGGGCTCTGGGCGGGGTCGCTGCTGCTTGCATGA
- a CDS encoding leucine/isoleucine/valine transporter permease subunit yields the protein MQQCGIFHENYKKDMAIFQTPFIKVWMALFFIFLATFPFIAHPINSIIGINTLYLANLIGIYIIGAQGLNILTGYTGQISLGHGAFMGVGAYASAILTMRLGFPFWIALPLAGLITAVIGMIFGIPSLRLKGLYLAIATMAAQFIIEYGMRNWTALTGGSAGMTVRPPSFFGILLDTDRSYYYLIYFFVILATLYTKNVTRTRPGRAFVAIRDRYLSAEVMGVNVWLYRILSFGVSSFMVGIAGSLWAHYVLVVSDEHFGIWLSVQYLAMIIIGGMGHVLGAIYGAIFMTVLPELLRIPEHALTTVYPDIFAIFNSLRDGVFGLIIILFLIFEPDGLAARWHTIRNYWKLWPFSY from the coding sequence ATGCAGCAGTGCGGGATCTTCCACGAAAACTACAAAAAAGACATGGCGATATTCCAGACCCCCTTCATCAAAGTCTGGATGGCCTTGTTTTTCATCTTTCTCGCCACATTCCCATTCATCGCCCACCCAATCAATTCCATCATTGGAATCAACACCCTATACCTCGCCAACCTTATCGGGATATACATTATCGGAGCCCAGGGGCTGAACATCCTCACCGGGTATACCGGCCAGATTTCGCTGGGGCACGGTGCATTCATGGGAGTCGGGGCCTATGCTTCCGCCATCCTGACCATGAGACTGGGGTTTCCCTTCTGGATCGCACTGCCCCTCGCCGGCCTCATTACAGCCGTCATCGGGATGATTTTCGGCATCCCTTCGCTCAGGCTGAAGGGCCTTTATCTTGCCATCGCCACCATGGCAGCCCAATTCATCATTGAATATGGCATGCGGAACTGGACTGCCCTGACGGGCGGCAGCGCCGGGATGACCGTCAGGCCCCCCTCATTTTTCGGAATACTTCTGGATACCGACCGCTCCTACTACTACCTCATATATTTCTTTGTGATTCTGGCGACCCTTTACACCAAGAATGTCACCAGGACCCGTCCGGGACGTGCGTTCGTGGCCATCCGGGACCGGTACCTTTCCGCTGAAGTAATGGGGGTAAACGTATGGTTGTACCGAATCCTCTCCTTCGGTGTCAGTTCATTCATGGTGGGGATAGCCGGAAGCCTGTGGGCACACTACGTACTTGTGGTATCCGACGAGCATTTCGGCATCTGGCTTTCGGTCCAATATCTGGCCATGATCATCATCGGAGGGATGGGACATGTCCTGGGGGCCATCTACGGAGCCATATTCATGACGGTTCTCCCGGAATTGCTCCGCATTCCCGAACACGCCCTTACCACCGTCTATCCCGACATATTCGCCATTTTTAACAGTTTGAGGGACGGGGTGTTCGGGCTGATTATCATCCTGTTCCTCATCTTCGAGCCTGATGGCCTTGCAGCACGATGGCATACCATAAGAAATTACTGGAAGCTTTGGCCATTTTCGTATTAA